A region of the Lycium barbarum isolate Lr01 chromosome 1, ASM1917538v2, whole genome shotgun sequence genome:
GGGATAAACTTCAACTATATATACCTGAAGGAGGGAAAATAGCAGCGTGAGGCAAAAATGACTAAAGTTCAGCCACATATATGTGCCTGAACTTCAGCCATATGAAACTTCAGACACCGTATGTTTGAAGTTGTCCAAAGTGGATACATGTGCAAAAACTTTAAAAAGTGGGCACAAGTTCCCCTAAACTTTCCTATAAACAAACTTTCCTAGTGAATCCACGTTTCTCTTTTCTTATGGTTTGATCTCTGTGTCATCCCATGCAATATTGAAATCATCAGCTGAAACCAATGCCTCGATATCATTCCAATTCCAATAATTTGATAAATTATCATTGACACTACTTGTTCTTGGACCTTGCCATGTAATAGTTGAGTACTCGTCCATGGTACTATGATCAAGATTTCCCATgtaattataaatatttgaacATGGAATTGTACCAATCGACCCTATAGAGGTGTCAATTGTATCATATGGTAGTGAAGATGAAGggaaattttcaaatatatttttCTCTTCATCAATTTTACTAGTGACCAAGGGAATATTTTGATCATAATTTTCCTTACTTTGAACAACAACCATTTGAGAATCACTCTTTTCCCTTGTGATGTCACTTGTTTTTGGGGCAGGGCGCGGCGGTTTGAAAATTTTGTGGCTTATTGATGTGATCTTAAGCGGCCACTTATTTTTCCGGCTGCCGCCGACAGGGACGTTACGAAGAAGGCCACCTTGAGTCCAATGCCTTTTACAGGCTTTACAAAAATGGCGAGGCTGTGACTTTTTGTAATTGTTGTAGTAACAAAATTTTGTATTTGTTGATTCACACCTTGGACACTTCAAGGACTCTGTTGGTTTAGTGCTCAGCCCCATAATTAATCTACAATTATATATAAACCAAataccaagaattgatgattagaaaatGATGTAGTTGCTATATAGCCTATTGATCTTGGTGCAAAAAGAGATATGAACCTGAAGAATACTATGAGTATTGTATTTTTTGTTTGGGAGAAGAGGTGTGCTGTGTAGAAGATATAATATGAGGGCAGGGCCGGCTTAAGGGTAAGGCAAATGAAGCCTAGGCCCCCAAATATTTGGTGCCCCAAAATTACTACAAATATTAGGTATTATATTACTTATTATATATAACAcataatttatgtattattattaatattaataattaagaattttaatattttattttagtttGATTGAAGTTGTACAAATGAGTGAATAAATAACGTAAAAAAATTCAGTAAATTAAATAGTATACTAAT
Encoded here:
- the LOC132609305 gene encoding dof zinc finger protein DOF4.7-like, with amino-acid sequence MGLSTKPTESLKCPRCESTNTKFCYYNNYKKSQPRHFCKACKRHWTQGGLLRNVPVGGSRKNKWPLKITSISHKIFKPPRPAPKTSDITREKSDSQMVVVQSKENYDQNIPLVTSKIDEEKNIFENFPSSSLPYDTIDTSIGSIGTIPCSNIYNYMGNLDHSTMDEYSTITWQGPRTSSVNDNLSNYWNWNDIEALVSADDFNIAWDDTEIKP